The Pleuronectes platessa chromosome 11, fPlePla1.1, whole genome shotgun sequence DNA segment TAAaggtcctctgctgctgctgctactgtgaGTGCTGCCGTCTGTTGGCCTCTGTCCAGAGCCTGAGATGAGAAAATATTGGTTTAGACTTGCTTAAacttctttattttattgtttttaagagAGTTTAATTGTTAATTCATAATTTTAAACCCCTTTGGGTTTAAAGGGTGACTGGACAAGTCTCCCTTTTCACTAACAGCTACAAATGATTTCATATATAGACGTTTGTTAGCTCCGCCaacgaggttatgttttcattgccatATGTTTGTCTGTCAGTAGGATTACTCATAAACTTCTCCATTCATTACGGAGCAGTGGGGCATGGATCCAAAGAAGAAGCGGGCAAATTTTGGATCTAGTCCCGATAATCCCAAAATCCAGGATTTCCCCCCCACTTTCTTAAACATGGTGAAAAAGGACGCGTTTCCTTCTAGTTACTAAAAGTGTTGAAATTAAATAAGCTCGCTCATAAGGCTCTAGCAATAAATCGGAATCTGTCACAAATTCACAgatcaaaatgtttaaaaaaaaacatttaattcacCGTCATTATTGAGCCAGTTGGTGACTCCCTCCAGGTCCTGAAATTGCAGGCTTGGTGGATGTGCCGTCTGTGTGGATAACGAATACCCAGAACTGAAAAAAGTCCAAATGAAATCCATTAGTGTCATGTTACGTGTGAAAAATGATTAGAAGATGAATGGAGAGAAGTCTTACTTTGCCAATTGTTTGACAGGAGGAGATGGGAGTCTTCCATGTTCTGAAAATGGGTGTTGGGTGGAGGGCATGGAGAAGACTGGTCTTCTAACAACAGTCAATGTGTCTTCTGAGTGGCATCTCTCCAGCTCATGACTCGACCCCTGTCCTGACGAACAAGACCCAGAGCGATCTGAGGAATGAGCCCTCCTCAGATATCGAGAATGAGGCTGTCCGCCCTCTCCACCAGGGAAGGCCCTGCTCCTGCCCTCTCTATGAAATCTGTCTCCCGGGTGCTGCATATGCCACTGGTCTCCATCCTCAAAGCAGGCGCTGATCGGTTGGCGTTGCAGGTTTGGAATGGGCATCATGCGATTAGGCAGGGCAGGGCCAATCATGTGCTTGGTTCTCCTCTGGAGGCGGCTGCCGCTGCtggctgaggtggaggaggtgcaggttGGGGAGATGGTGGCGATACCGCTGTCCATGGATCCTTCATCCCCCAGCACCAGCTCCTTGGTCCTGACCAGCAGGCTGTGGGTCATGAACGGGTGGTCCAGCACTGCAGAGAGGCTGGGCCGCTGGTTGGGGTCCCTCTGGAGCAGCTGATGGATCAGATCCTGGGCCTCTAGAGAAATATGACTTGGCATCTCATATTCACCAAGAACCACTTTGGACAAGGTATGCttgactgtgtctgtgtcaaatgGAGGGCGCCCCATCAAGAAGGCGTAGAACATGCAGCCCAGTGACCAGACATCTGATTCCAAACCATGAGCGCTGTGAGTGGCCACCTCTGGGGAGATGTAGTTGGGTGTTCCACACATGGTGAAGTGCTTTTCAGTCGGGAGCTTGAGCTGAGTCGCCAAACCAAAGTCTGCTATCTTAATGTTCATGTTGCTGGACAGCAGAAGGTTGGACAAGGTCAGATCTCGATGCAAGATGCCGTGAGTATGTAAATACAGCATACCTTTAACTATTTGATGCATAAAATGTCTCGCTGTGGAACAagataaacaaaacattcagaGACAGGCAGCTCACAAAACAGAGAGCGTTTGCTGCAACTTAATTCTTTATTCATCTTCAAAGTTAAGATATTCTTCCTGACCTTCATCCTCTGAGAAAGGCGTCTTGTTCTCTCTAAGGTACCGAGTCATCTCTCCATTGTGGCACATCTCCAACACCAGGTACACATAGTTGCTGTCCTCAAAGTAGTTGtatagctaaaataaaaaagatatgaTATAAATAACACTGTATTTATCATCATGtcaaaatgagaagaaaaacaaattggATTTCAGTCTGAAATATTGTAGCTATGAGGTGCAGAAAAAATGTGGGAATAATGAAAATGCACAACAGTCTCTAAACAATGGTTAATAGTTAAAGCTATAACAATTACCAGCCCTAAAATTTGGAAGATGAAATTGGACGAAAGATGATAACACTGAACACAATAAATTACCATGGCAACACCCGGACAAAGCCAATACCCAGACTCAAACACAGATGACATGCTGCACACTGTAAATGTACGGGACTGGATTACTTTGCCTTTAACTGAAGCAAGTTTTACAGAGAGGAATATCTTAGAATTAATGtcacaaagaaaatacacatgaaGCTTGTTGTGGCGGGATTATGATCCACTGTAACTTGAGCTTTGCAACCGTTACCTCGAGTATCGAAGGGTGTTTCAATCGGCAGTGAATCTCCACCTCGTTTGTCACGCGCTGGACCATACCAGCCTTCTGCATCGCTTTTTTGTCAATCTGCAGACAGGAGCAACAGACACATAATTAACCACCTGCCACTAACAGGATCAACGTATCAAATGGGAGCACGGTGGTTAGTTCAGGTGGCTGATCGTCAATCTGTCGCCCACAAAGACATTGAACTCTTCAGACCTCAGCCAAGAGGAGACAAGGGACCACGACGATCCCATGGGAGGCGACTTAAGGTCTAAAAATCCAACAGTTCCTGTTCGCGCTTCAACGTACAGAAGAAGCTATAATTACCTCCCATCACTGACAAAGACGTAAATAGTGAAGGAAGGATTCTTACCGTTTTGATGGCCACCTCCAGACCCGTTTTCATCGATTTTGCCCGgtacacacatgcaaatgagcCTTTCCCGAGGAGGGTGAGGACCTTAAAGTCCTATAGAAAAAGACAGAGGAATAAACATTAAGATCTACAAACGATCACTTGTAAAGTTTAGGATAGAAATCAACTCTGTTAAGTTCTAAATACAAGCAgaatcttttctcttttttatcctGATACCTCGATCCTGAGCTCCTGAGCATAAGATAACCACTGCTCTTCCTCCCTGCTGGTCCGCATGTCCCCAGAAAGGTTTTGAAAGAGACAGTGAATGACTTGATCAAACATCGTCCCCCTCGCCTGCGACATGCTGACTGTACCGGAGAGTTAGCGGACAGTCCGAGGGACCCCCGACGAGCTGGCATCGGAGAAATCCTCCCACAACAAACGTTAACTGTCAGACACCTGACGCTGCCATATGGCCCAACCACAACCTCCAATTATCCCGGCTCTCCTCCCGCTCACCGGGGCCACTCGTAGCCGTCTCCAGGCGACATCACCAAACTGatgctgggaggaggaggaggaggaggaggaagactgtTTGTCCCTAGAGAGCAGCCCGGGGCCACGATGACACACCCAGGCTGCAGAGGACACTACCAACAATAACactagcaataataataatataaacgccaatttttttattaaagcaaCCACTTTCCACACAGGAAACACCAGCAGCCAAACACGAGGAAGTGTAGGTTAATACAATGCTTACGTTATTGTAAGTTAAATGGCCGTAGCATCACAGTAGCGAATAGTGATAGGTTCAATACATTCAACTTTAATGTGGTTAACATTTAGCGTTACGAAGTAGCAGCAAACAGCAGTTAACAGCAGCCTCGCGAGCTTTTTAAACCGTTAGCATGAGCTGCAAACGTACATTTAACTCGAGGTAGCTGCGCCCGTCTGAAGTTAGCTCGCTAGCGTTAGCCAAACAAAGAACTCACCTCGATCTTTTCTCCGATAGAAACACTCATGGCGCCCGTTTATCGCCTCGCGGCTTCATGCGGGGTTTGTTCCACAGTTCCTCGGTGCGTGGAGCTCATGTAAGGCCGGTGCACGGGTCCTCACGGGGCAGATAAACGCAGCTCCCCCGTTCCCCTCCAAAACTTTGCCACTTCTTCCATTTTGAATATATCCGCCCGTTACTACCGTGCTGACGTCACAAGACTTTACGTTGCTCGACACCAAGCGGAGTGTGCCACGCCCCCTTGAAGAGGGCTCCACACGTGTACGAGTGAATCTACAAAGCCAGTGTTTATACCTGTTGTCTGAGTTTAGTTGCGCTTTTCATTTTGTATCTTTAGAGTTTTTCATGTGTATTGCATGTGTGTATAATACATGTCGTCAGGTCTGTGCTTTCAGGGCTCAAGTCTGAattttaaacatgtaaacaggTTGTGCTTTCATCAATCACAgtgttaaaaatgtaattagaaAATAATGTATCATGAAATAAGTACTGAGCTTAGTAGATAGATAAAAGACACAACTAAAGATATCTATGATcctaatttaatacatttgatCCTAAGTCCGTGATATCAGGGCCCTGGCAAcgttggcgccctaggcgagatttcaaattggcgccccccaacatacacacgcaaactgtcatgcatccccaagaacgtttggactgtatacagatgcataCACAGGCGTTcaaattgtaagctataaaaaacaataaaaatatataataaaaatataaaaagaatctgaaatcagctgtactgatagcatatcatgtcCGTCGactaaattaaacattaatgatgtccacaatcggggtgattcttacctctatattgttctttcttctcctcccctactttgcggtgctttctgaattgtgcacctgataatttaatctttttttgattAATCTTTGAGTCTAACCTCAGTCTATCACCGCAgcgtgtacgtcagggacacacctgaggcggaaGCGCAAATTCTCAGCGAGccgccgcctgactgttcacacagggagccatccaggaggatgttgtagatgctggcttgcctgtccacggagccacgggtggtgacatcagcaaatgtccctactatgctgccaaaatgagttgttttttatacttctctttgtatgcatcatgctgctatgaggaactgttgtgaggttgttgttgttgttaaggtttgtttttctctttttgtgcatctagcGGCGTCGAGTGGAACGGCATATGCCGGTCAACTCGCCATGGCCGTACTCCGACACCCAACGGGACAGGTTCTGTTTGCGACTTGGATTGCTGCTCTGAGAAACATTGAGGGAAGGCAAATGAGGAGATTGAgaccatttcatagtttaatacaaacattctttaggggtccaagctaattcaatattgcacattgctAAAGAGGgaagctgaatgtttttttctttattttatatttaaatttacatagtaTAATATATTGTGAAATGAATAGCtggttgaagtcctgccaacACGACAGCCTGCCAAACTTTAGCAATTACATTAACATTAAGGATTGGATTACCTGCTCAttcccatgagaaactaagcacaggaagaagatgcaCAAATTGCACCtgtagacttttttgtttggctggtcatgatacacctgtgttttgatttttgtgaagatctgTCAATGTGAAAGTGTTCAAGGGGTCCCggggggcaccgttgagccattttaccACGCCCATTGAAATTTCCTccagaatacatacattttcaccTCTCTCtacttttctgcaaattttagtaagaatttgagcatgttaaagctcTCAAGAAGtcaattaatttgcctgcaaaataacaataattacaattgactgtctgtcagtgctcgggccctaataaatcaaatagtgtgacatttttatccctctctcagTCCATCACTTTGATTCAGATTGAAAGATTTCTGGTGAAGGATTATCTCATGAATGCTGCAGAGCATTTGAGTGAAGTGTAATTTCcctattttaaagtggaaagagTTTGAATTGTAGTAAACTAACAGAGTGAGAGTGTATATCCCAAAAAACAAAGCTGATGATCTGAGGTTAAAGACTTGTCACCTGTGTATTTGCATGTAATAGCCGTTTTGAAGTCAATCTATAGATCTATCAAACAATCATATAGGCTTTACAGGACATATGCACATATTCCCTTTTTAAGGATAGGTGGAATTATGCTCAGTTTAATAACTGTAAACTGAACTACTTTATAAGACTGctatcatttgaaaatatgcacagTTATCCCCAGGAAGACGAGACATAGTGTTGCATTCAgttgtgtttttgaaaagtgCCTGCAAATTGTTGgttgataaatgaataaaaataaaacaaactaaaaaacaaactaaaaagactGCGTGAAATGGGTTTGAAGATCAAATTGTGAAAGTTAAGTTACAAAGCTGGTTTTACCGTAATGAGTCAAACTGCGTGGTTCCATTTGAAAAGATTCTCTGAATACAGTTTAGATGGCGAAtctctcttttgaaatgttagGGACACAACTGGTGCAACAGTTGTTTCGCCCTAATCAAAATCAGTTAGCTGATTGTTAGGTATAATTAGGAAATATTTGGTTAATATTCTTTCAATCAAATAAATTGACTTAATATTAGTTATAATTCTGAGTCACACACATAACTGACTCAGAAGTGTTGTTCAATATGAAGTGAGAGTAATGGCAAAATCGtatagtgaaataaaaaaactggaacAACTTAATTATTTCTTACCTACATTAAACatatcatgatttttttcttgtatttatttaacttcaaACATGAGGATCCACATACATGATGCCTTCAAGCTTCATTTTACCAGCTGACTGGTAAATAATGGCATTCAGGTCTGTCGGTACCCTCTAATACCTGTGGTTCTTTGTTGCGTCTAATTCTTTCAGTTTCATTGGCCATTAGCCAAACAGTGTCCTTCTTAATTGTTTTTCCAACAAATCTTAGTATGTAACCTCCACAGTGGGCTGTCCTTACCTCATCCCATGAAATCTAAAATTTTTCAGTGTAAAGAAATGTTGCCATTTTgagattacatttatttattttatccatCTTTAAACCCTAATAGAAAaagcaagaaaaagaaaaagccaacCAGTCATTTACTAAAGATATTTGATGTGTCAAGCATTGCTGTTGGGATTTCTAGGACTATGTTATTTATGTACATGCTGGCTGCTTTCATTTACTAAAATACTATTTACAGTCTCTAAACATGAACATCATTTCAAACTCattgaatacaaatatatataatatatgtattaTTGCATACATACTAATATTTCCTCAATAGTAACTGATTGCACAGAGCTTACTGTTTCTGTTATGAGTGACATGATTAACTGCTGATACTGGACTATTATGAGACACATGGAATGCAAACACGAAGTGCACCTTGCTGTACGATACAGAGGAAACAGTTTTTACGTCAGGATCAGAGTTTAATCTATTGCATCATTCTTTGATTTATTAAGTAAGAGAATAAAGcacacaattgtcacacatgagGATGAAAggttgaaaagaaaaacctcaAAAGGTCCAATGAGGGGCGACTCCACAAAGTGGTTGGTGAGGTTTGAAGTGTGGTCCCAGGTATCGATGTTTCTACTGTCTAAATGGTCAGTGGTGGCAAATGCAGGGATGGAGGCCGAGTTTGAGTCTCAGACACAGATCTCAGTCCACCTCCATCTCTTTCGTGCCAGGCTTTGTCTGCTGGCTCCCCTTTGCGTCTGCCTTCCACTCTGCTCCTTCTTTGGCAGTCGGGCCGTTATGAGCACCGCTGTGTTGGTCGTTGACCTCAGAGGCCTCCTCCACGCAGGGCTTTGGCCTGTTGACCACTGGGTTACATACCTCATCCAGTTCCTGGTGAGAGGGTTGTTggcaaaatgttaaaaaaatcgGCAGATCTCATCACTTCAACGGGAAGAAAGAATTAATTCAAATACCTGTATTTTGGCAATGATGTCTGCTACTTTAACGACAGGATCTTGGGTTATAGTGAGTTTGCTCTGTGAATTCATCTTGCTGTTCATCCAGCCCATgctttcactcacacacttctCCACGGAGCTCATTTCCTCTGCACTCAAGTGTTGATAGCGCTCATCCTGGGAAAGAGATTGTGACATGAAGATTATTTTATAAGTCTTGACATTTACAATTTGTTCATTTGGTAGAAGTGGCCATGAACTCGGGTAAGACACTAAGGCTTCAGAGAGAGCTGGAAGTGTAATTACCAAGTACTTAAAGTGTTCAATAAGACAACATGTGGGATATCAGGTGAAGTGTGCAGAAATAAGAGCTACTTAGGCCTGCTAGGGTGTTACAGATGTTAGGAGAGGaagtgcttttttatttatgctttatttattaattactaaaacattataaataataaatacatcatAAATGAATTAAGATTGGTTCTATCTATGAAACTAAAATTGACAATGTCACAGAAACCTTAAAAAAAGCATTTGAGCTACACAAAGTCAGATAGAAGCTCAGATTGAATGACACAGATCAGTGTGTTCAATATCTGAGATCCATTTGTACTGTGACACTTTGAGAAAACAGGTTGTCaaatttttaaacatttaattttttattacagGACAGTGTATCACGGGAAAAACAATGATTTACCTTCTGCTTATATGAATCCACAAACTTCATGTagagctgcagcttctttccCAGCTCCTCAAAAGCCCTGGGTCTGTCCTCTTGCTCTCTATGCCGATCCTGAATGGGTTCACCCAACCTCTGCAAAAATACTAGATCATTACTGTCTcttaaaaaacttaaaaacctttcaAATGCCTCAATATAGCCGAGTGAGTTCATATCTGAAGTTgaaaacagacattttcttgAAAGAACTACAAACAAACCTTGAGTGCCTCAAGCTTCTCCTCGTAGACTTGTTTGGGTTGATCCTCGCCGTCCTCATACAGCCAGTTCTCTGTGTCCTCCAGCATCAATGTCAGACGGTTACTGTCCTGTTAGTGAGGTTCAAACATATACAACGTGCTCATTTACTTTACTACATCAGGTTGACTAATATTATGGACGTACGTAAGAAAGCGGCACCTACCTCCTCTGTGATATACTTTTCATACACCCCACACAGTTTGCCCCGCAGATCGTATACGTACTCCTCCACTGCATTTTTAGCGTCATTCTGCTCCTTCACCATTTTGTCCTGAACAATCATCTGACTCtttaggaaaaaaacacacaaacacacaaatgacaaAGTATGAGGTCTGGTAACAtcaaagaaataacaaaatattaaatcacATCCACAAACAGTGCCATCAAAACAGATCTCAGAGTTTAATTAATACCTTTCTGAAAAAGTGTGTTCTAGTTTATAACAGGATACCGATTAATGAAAAGGTTATATATTTGTAATATATGAATTTTGTTTTCACTACAAAATAAGCAAAGATTGATGCActgactgaaaatgatttttccAGAAATTCACGAGTGGTtgcgattaaaaaaaatcttatgtCAAAATCTGCCATCAAGACAAATGATACAATTTAATATTAAGACATGACCTGCATGTGTATTGGACTAAAGAAACAGACCTAAAGCTCTTCTTTATCCTCCCTTATCTAAAACATTTAGTTAAGATAACTTTATTCTACAGATTTATTAGAAGAGGGCAAAATGTGGAGCAATTTATTCCActataaaaaagacaaaaccaaTTTGTGATCGCTGAACTGTGGGCCCTTCTTAAAACAAATAGTGCTCCGAAAAAAATAATGG contains these protein-coding regions:
- the plk4 gene encoding serine/threonine-protein kinase PLK4 isoform X1, encoding MSQARGTMFDQVIHCLFQNLSGDMRTSREEEQWLSYAQELRIEDFKVLTLLGKGSFACVYRAKSMKTGLEVAIKTIDKKAMQKAGMVQRVTNEVEIHCRLKHPSILELYNYFEDSNYVYLVLEMCHNGEMTRYLRENKTPFSEDEARHFMHQIVKGMLYLHTHGILHRDLTLSNLLLSSNMNIKIADFGLATQLKLPTEKHFTMCGTPNYISPEVATHSAHGLESDVWSLGCMFYAFLMGRPPFDTDTVKHTLSKVVLGEYEMPSHISLEAQDLIHQLLQRDPNQRPSLSAVLDHPFMTHSLLVRTKELVLGDEGSMDSGIATISPTCTSSTSASSGSRLQRRTKHMIGPALPNRMMPIPNLQRQPISACFEDGDQWHMQHPGDRFHREGRSRAFPGGEGGQPHSRYLRRAHSSDRSGSCSSGQGSSHELERCHSEDTLTVVRRPVFSMPSTQHPFSEHGRLPSPPVKQLANSGYSLSTQTAHPPSLQFQDLEGVTNWLNNDGSGQRPTDGSTHSSSSSRGPLGVHNSWSDKPMGRGVNPHHSQNHLHHQLSSNPDSYKENIPGAEFQPLHGRELNPPSARPSTEKEKKTLRDIILPLCAARLKPIRQKTKNAVVSIMDTGEVCMELLKNHSGQERVKEVLRISCDGSMVTIYQPNNGKGFPVLDCPPAPPEDILICSYDDLPEKYWKKYQYASKFVQLVKSKTPKVTLYTKYAKVMLMENTPSADLEVCFFDGAKSHKTSELVRVVEKSGKSYTVKGEVGLSGLSPESRLYVELADEGHSMCLSLEAAITAEEQRSTKNIPFFPITIGRRPTNPDSPCLSTLHPHPVPHDSASPPHPPQITPSMMSYNGSDFTSASMSKKSSPVRQDLVQSTGKVVKSIFVPNVGWASQLTSGEVWVQFNNGSQLVVQAGVSCITYTSPEGKITRYKENEKLPEHVKEKLHCLSTILGLLANPTALHLHPQ
- the plk4 gene encoding serine/threonine-protein kinase PLK4 isoform X2, which codes for MSVSIGEKIEDFKVLTLLGKGSFACVYRAKSMKTGLEVAIKTIDKKAMQKAGMVQRVTNEVEIHCRLKHPSILELYNYFEDSNYVYLVLEMCHNGEMTRYLRENKTPFSEDEARHFMHQIVKGMLYLHTHGILHRDLTLSNLLLSSNMNIKIADFGLATQLKLPTEKHFTMCGTPNYISPEVATHSAHGLESDVWSLGCMFYAFLMGRPPFDTDTVKHTLSKVVLGEYEMPSHISLEAQDLIHQLLQRDPNQRPSLSAVLDHPFMTHSLLVRTKELVLGDEGSMDSGIATISPTCTSSTSASSGSRLQRRTKHMIGPALPNRMMPIPNLQRQPISACFEDGDQWHMQHPGDRFHREGRSRAFPGGEGGQPHSRYLRRAHSSDRSGSCSSGQGSSHELERCHSEDTLTVVRRPVFSMPSTQHPFSEHGRLPSPPVKQLANSGYSLSTQTAHPPSLQFQDLEGVTNWLNNDGSGQRPTDGSTHSSSSSRGPLGVHNSWSDKPMGRGVNPHHSQNHLHHQLSSNPDSYKENIPGAEFQPLHGRELNPPSARPSTEKEKKTLRDIILPLCAARLKPIRQKTKNAVVSIMDTGEVCMELLKNHSGQERVKEVLRISCDGSMVTIYQPNNGKGFPVLDCPPAPPEDILICSYDDLPEKYWKKYQYASKFVQLVKSKTPKVTLYTKYAKVMLMENTPSADLEVCFFDGAKSHKTSELVRVVEKSGKSYTVKGEVGLSGLSPESRLYVELADEGHSMCLSLEAAITAEEQRSTKNIPFFPITIGRRPTNPDSPCLSTLHPHPVPHDSASPPHPPQITPSMMSYNGSDFTSASMSKKSSPVRQDLVQSTGKVVKSIFVPNVGWASQLTSGEVWVQFNNGSQLVVQAGVSCITYTSPEGKITRYKENEKLPEHVKEKLHCLSTILGLLANPTALHLHPQ